The following are encoded together in the Oscillatoria sp. FACHB-1407 genome:
- a CDS encoding NB-ARC domain-containing protein: MTPDEALLLLDHLLQEQKLKDLQELVFRYTWEGWTYPEIAKQLGYDTSHIRDVGYELWQQLSRSLGERVTKKNIQSVLRRLEQRQSIASTSVSHQADDQLGESSDDIQLPLEPSNQSLFLTDSLSEVSALDVRSLLPQNYWGESIDVSVFYGRTQELSRLQQWIVNEHCRLVAILGMGGMGKTTLTAKLVEELQDQFDLIIWQSFRNAPPVDEVFSQLLRVFSHRTGNPASHMPSAKPEEMTAQVNQIMEYLRTIRCLLVFDNLESILSASTVDTPTLTAGQLRSDYEMYGELCHRIGVERHKSCLIVTSREKLQLLAALEGDALPVRSFELKGLSVPDVRSMVVANGGYVASETDWQRLTDYYSGNPLALKIVSTTVCDLFEGNVPEFLNQGTIVFGDISTLLDEQFQRLSTLEKQVMYWLAINREWVSLADLRDDLVVRIPHAELMEALLSLRRRSLVEKNAGLFTLQPVVMEYVTQNLIIQICHEFETLEPTLLLSHALIKAQSKDYVRDSQIRLILTPIASHLINVFRSLKRVEEHLDRFRFQLQIAHFGSSGYGAGNLINVLRYLNLNLSGYDFSHLDIRQAHLQDVELHQVNFAHAHLSNCTFTQTFGSILSVAFSPDGHLLATGGVNAEVCVWQVATGQQLLACKGHSNWVLSVAFHPQGHLLASAGEDRTIRLWDVANGACLATLSGHTDYVHSIAFSPLDMDGEPLLASGSLDRTIKLWDVRTGHCLQTLEGHTSWLEQVVFSPTGQWLASSSGDRTIKLWDIATGECLSTLTGHEEEVTSIAFHPNQPILASGSGDRTIKLWDITTGECLNTLYGHSGRIWAIAFHASGCLASAAHDQCIKLWEINTGQCITTLQGHRSPVRAIAPHPHKPILASGSSDQSIRLWQMDTAECIKVLQGCSHQIWAIAFHPNGILLASGSHDQVIRVWNTQTGDCINTLRGHTSWIRAIAFSLNGNLIASGSGDPAIKLWNLETGQCVRTLQGHSSWIRAVAFSPDGRLLASASHDQTVRLWNFNTGEVVSILSTNTVWTRAIAFNQDGSLLATCFGASHLALWDVTTGKRLRILEGHTSQIWSVAFNPDGKTVATGSSDQTIKLWDVSTGTCLKTLTGHSGNVWSVAFTIDGTLLVSGGDDQGIRLWDLQTGQFKILSGHDRPVQWVACSPDGKTLASGSEDETIRIWQIETRTCLGILRADRPYEGMNITDITGLSDIQKESLLSLGAYTN; this comes from the coding sequence ATGACCCCTGACGAAGCCTTGCTCCTGCTAGATCATCTCCTACAAGAGCAAAAACTTAAAGACCTCCAAGAACTCGTGTTTCGGTATACATGGGAAGGCTGGACGTATCCTGAAATTGCGAAACAGTTGGGATATGACACGAGCCATATTCGGGATGTGGGTTACGAATTGTGGCAACAACTCTCGCGATCGCTGGGTGAGCGTGTTACTAAGAAAAATATTCAGTCTGTCTTGCGACGATTGGAACAACGACAGAGCATCGCTTCTACTTCAGTGAGTCATCAGGCTGATGATCAACTCGGAGAATCATCGGATGACATCCAACTTCCTTTAGAGCCATCCAATCAATCTCTCTTCCTCACCGATAGTCTCTCTGAAGTCTCTGCTCTAGATGTGCGATCGCTTCTACCTCAAAACTATTGGGGAGAGTCGATTGATGTTTCCGTCTTCTATGGGCGCACACAAGAGCTATCACGATTGCAGCAATGGATCGTCAATGAGCATTGTCGTCTGGTTGCAATTTTGGGGATGGGTGGTATGGGCAAGACGACTCTAACCGCAAAATTGGTTGAAGAGTTGCAAGATCAGTTTGACTTGATTATTTGGCAATCATTTCGGAATGCACCTCCAGTAGATGAGGTGTTTTCCCAGTTGCTGCGGGTCTTTTCTCACCGAACAGGCAATCCTGCTTCTCATATGCCAAGTGCTAAACCTGAAGAAATGACTGCTCAAGTCAATCAAATTATGGAGTATCTCCGCACAATCCGTTGTTTACTCGTGTTTGACAATCTGGAAAGCATTCTGTCAGCATCTACGGTTGATACCCCAACCTTGACCGCAGGGCAGTTACGTTCTGATTACGAAATGTATGGTGAACTGTGTCACCGCATTGGTGTAGAACGGCATAAGAGTTGTCTGATCGTGACAAGCCGAGAAAAGTTGCAATTACTGGCAGCTTTAGAAGGGGATGCTCTGCCTGTCCGTAGTTTTGAGTTAAAGGGATTGAGCGTCCCTGATGTGCGATCGATGGTCGTTGCCAATGGTGGATACGTTGCCTCAGAGACAGATTGGCAACGGTTGACCGATTATTACTCAGGCAATCCGTTAGCCCTCAAGATTGTCTCAACGACCGTGTGTGACTTGTTTGAGGGCAACGTCCCAGAGTTTTTAAACCAGGGGACGATCGTTTTTGGTGACATTAGCACCTTGCTCGATGAACAGTTTCAGCGATTATCGACCCTGGAAAAACAGGTGATGTATTGGTTGGCGATCAATCGGGAATGGGTATCACTGGCTGATCTGCGCGATGATCTTGTTGTTCGCATTCCTCACGCCGAGTTGATGGAGGCGTTGTTGTCACTGCGGCGGCGATCGCTTGTAGAAAAGAATGCAGGGTTATTTACCTTACAACCTGTGGTAATGGAGTATGTCACTCAAAACTTGATTATTCAGATCTGCCACGAGTTTGAAACACTAGAACCAACCCTATTACTCAGTCATGCGTTGATCAAAGCTCAGTCAAAAGATTATGTCCGAGATAGTCAAATTCGTTTGATTCTGACACCCATTGCTTCGCATTTAATTAACGTATTTCGTTCTCTTAAACGAGTCGAAGAACACCTCGATCGCTTTCGGTTTCAGCTTCAAATTGCACATTTTGGTTCATCTGGTTACGGTGCTGGTAATTTGATCAATGTCTTACGTTATCTCAATCTCAACTTGAGTGGCTATGATTTCTCTCATCTCGATATTCGACAAGCACATTTGCAAGATGTTGAGCTGCATCAAGTTAACTTTGCTCATGCCCATCTAAGCAATTGCACCTTTACTCAGACTTTTGGCAGCATTTTATCGGTGGCATTTAGTCCTGATGGTCATCTGCTGGCTACAGGTGGAGTCAATGCAGAAGTTTGTGTGTGGCAGGTAGCAACCGGGCAACAGTTGCTGGCTTGTAAAGGGCATTCCAATTGGGTATTGTCAGTAGCTTTTCACCCTCAAGGGCATCTGCTGGCAAGTGCTGGAGAAGATCGAACCATTCGTTTGTGGGATGTCGCCAATGGGGCGTGCCTTGCCACCTTATCGGGACACACCGACTATGTGCATTCCATCGCTTTTAGCCCACTTGATATGGATGGCGAGCCGTTGTTGGCGAGTGGTAGCCTGGATAGAACCATTAAACTGTGGGATGTGCGAACGGGACACTGTTTGCAAACCTTAGAAGGGCATACCAGTTGGCTTGAGCAAGTGGTATTCAGCCCAACGGGGCAATGGTTGGCGAGTAGCAGTGGCGATCGCACCATCAAGCTATGGGATATCGCTACTGGAGAATGCTTGAGCACGTTGACCGGGCACGAGGAAGAAGTGACCTCGATCGCGTTTCATCCCAATCAGCCCATTCTCGCGAGTGGAAGTGGCGATCGCACCATCAAACTGTGGGATATCACCACTGGAGAATGCCTTAACACCTTATATGGGCACTCCGGTCGAATTTGGGCGATCGCTTTTCATGCCAGTGGTTGCCTTGCCAGTGCGGCTCACGACCAATGTATTAAGCTTTGGGAGATCAATACGGGACAGTGCATCACCACTTTACAGGGACACCGTAGCCCAGTTCGAGCGATCGCCCCTCACCCTCATAAACCCATTCTTGCTAGTGGTAGCAGTGATCAGAGCATTCGTCTCTGGCAAATGGATACCGCTGAATGTATCAAAGTACTTCAGGGCTGTAGCCACCAGATTTGGGCGATCGCCTTTCATCCCAACGGTATTCTGCTAGCTAGCGGTTCCCATGATCAGGTGATTCGTGTGTGGAATACTCAAACTGGGGACTGCATCAACACCTTAAGAGGACACACAAGTTGGATACGAGCGATCGCTTTTAGCCTCAATGGCAATCTCATTGCCAGTGGAAGTGGTGATCCGGCAATCAAACTGTGGAATCTTGAGACCGGACAGTGTGTGAGAACGTTACAGGGACACAGCAGTTGGATACGAGCCGTTGCTTTTAGCCCGGATGGTCGCCTGCTCGCCAGTGCTTCTCACGATCAAACGGTGCGCTTGTGGAATTTCAACACAGGTGAAGTCGTTAGCATTCTCTCAACGAATACAGTGTGGACGAGAGCGATCGCTTTTAATCAGGATGGCTCTCTATTAGCTACCTGTTTCGGTGCATCTCACCTAGCCCTTTGGGACGTGACAACTGGCAAACGACTCAGAATTTTAGAGGGACATACCAGCCAAATTTGGTCTGTTGCGTTCAACCCTGATGGAAAAACCGTCGCGACTGGCAGTAGTGACCAAACGATCAAACTGTGGGACGTCTCTACTGGAACTTGCCTCAAAACCCTAACGGGACATAGTGGCAATGTCTGGTCAGTGGCTTTCACAATAGACGGAACATTGCTCGTGAGTGGTGGAGACGACCAGGGCATTCGGCTTTGGGATTTGCAAACAGGACAGTTTAAGATTTTGTCAGGACATGATCGCCCAGTTCAGTGGGTTGCCTGTAGCCCGGATGGCAAAACGCTTGCCAGTGGCAGTGAAGACGAAACCATTCGGATCTGGCAGATTGAGACAAGAACCTGCTTGGGAATACTCAGAGCCGATCGCCCTTACGAAGGCATGAATATTACGGATATAACGGGACTCAGCGACATTCAAAAAGAATCTTTGTTGAGTTTGGGGGCATATACGAACTAA
- a CDS encoding FMN-dependent NADH-azoreductase, whose translation MATVLRIDASARVTRSLSRSLTTSFTEHWLKIRPNDTVITRDVGLNPPPAISEAWIAAAFTLPEQRTPQQQEVLNLSDQLIDELESADVIVIGTPMYNYGMPAALKAWIDQVIRIGRTFSFDLARGEQPIEPILTGKILVILAASGEGGFDPGGAHAAMNHLDPAIITASNLFGASEHHVIRIEYQEFGDDRHQQSLQSAHAAIPDLVQQLTLYTTVWNDACA comes from the coding sequence ATGGCTACTGTATTGAGAATTGATGCCAGTGCGCGTGTGACTCGTTCCTTGAGCCGTAGTCTAACCACTTCATTCACCGAACACTGGTTAAAAATTAGACCCAACGATACCGTTATCACGCGAGATGTTGGGTTGAATCCGCCTCCAGCCATCAGCGAGGCTTGGATTGCTGCCGCATTTACCCTACCCGAACAACGAACTCCTCAGCAACAGGAGGTACTCAACCTTTCTGATCAACTAATTGATGAATTGGAGTCTGCTGATGTGATTGTCATTGGTACGCCCATGTACAACTACGGAATGCCAGCCGCTCTGAAAGCCTGGATTGATCAGGTGATTCGGATTGGACGAACCTTTTCCTTTGATTTAGCTCGTGGTGAGCAACCGATCGAACCCATTTTGACTGGAAAGATTCTGGTTATCCTGGCTGCAAGTGGGGAAGGTGGATTTGACCCCGGTGGTGCTCATGCTGCGATGAACCATCTTGATCCTGCCATTATCACGGCTTCAAACCTGTTTGGAGCCAGTGAACACCATGTCATTCGCATTGAATATCAGGAATTTGGCGACGATCGCCATCAGCAATCGCTCCAGTCTGCTCATGCTGCAATTCCAGATCTTGTACAACAATTGACTCTTTATACAACGGTTTGGAATGATGCATGTGCGTAA